A DNA window from Patescibacteria group bacterium contains the following coding sequences:
- a CDS encoding co-chaperone GroES — MLKPLADRVLILPLVAEAKTKSGIFIPDNAKEAPAQGKVIALGNGKIKEGKTHEFSVKVNDKVLYSKYSGDEIKIEGVDYKIMHEEDILGIL, encoded by the coding sequence ATGCTAAAACCACTAGCTGACAGAGTATTGATCCTGCCTCTCGTTGCTGAGGCCAAGACCAAGAGCGGAATTTTCATCCCAGATAATGCCAAAGAAGCGCCTGCTCAGGGCAAAGTGATCGCCTTGGGGAACGGCAAGATCAAAGAGGGCAAGACGCACGAATTCTCAGTCAAAGTCAACGACAAAGTTCTCTATTCGAAATACTCAGGTGATGAGATCAAAATCGAGGGTGTTGATTATAAAATCATGCACGAAGAAGATATTTTGGGAATACTTTAA
- a CDS encoding DNA polymerase III subunit alpha gives METQFPNFVHLHVHSHYSMLDGMGKVPDLIKKAKSDGQTALALTDHGVMYGIIEFYETCLKEGIKPILGVEAYVAPRKLTDKQPSVDAKAYHLILLAKNEIGYRNLLKLVTIAHLDGYYYKPRIDKETLKAHAEGLIACSACVQGEIPRKSLESLDEGRKVLQEYLEIFPKEDFYLEVQAHPNTVPDQVTVNENMFKLAAEFSLKTIATNDPHYVNTDDAIAQDALLCLQTGRLISDTNRMTMTGDDYSLLTREQMFNNFPDHPEVMTNTLEIAEKCNVNIELGKFRFPEFPLPENETYETYIKKLIAERLPKRVAEITPEMQARLDYEFKVIKDKGYLGYFLIVQDFFQAAKERNIPTNVRGSAAGCFTSYALGITAKQLNPLEYNLPFERFLNPFRPSAPDIDADIADSGRDEIIQYVSQKYGKDRVAQICTFGTMAARMAVRDVGRVLGMSYTEVDTIAKLIPPIKTTLKQALETISELKALYDSDAKVKQCIDIARKLEGVVRHASVHAAGVVIAPEDITNFTPIMRDNKGGRLVTQYEMHAVGEDGVGLIKMDFLGLANLSIIQNALRIIKKTRGEAIILDEIPLDDKKAFQLLSRGQTIGVFQLESEGMRKHIKDLRPTTIDDIMAMVALYRPGPMAFIPEYIARKHNPERVTYPDPRMERILEKSLGLIVYQDDVLMIAIELAGYNWEEVDKFRKAIGKKIVKEMGVQKEKFFKQIIERGMKEKVANDLWIQIETFAGYGFNKSHAASYGLVAYQTAYLKSNYPPEYMSALMTSNKDDLDKLAIEIDECKRMEIEVMAPDVNESFVDFGVVKESGNIRFGLSAIKNVGQMVAEEIVEERKNGEYTDLKDFLVRLSGKVVNKKALESLAMAGALSPFGERNQLLFNMEKILAFATNVHKIITNNQNSLFTDENPVEQMSIEIEPTAPADKKSILTWERELLGMYISEHPLADVGPLLEKNRTVKISDISSSDENKFVRIAGVVTSMQKILTRSNQNMIFAKVEDMSGNAEVLVFPKMLESCTWLANDKLVVIDGFVSYKDGALKIVSEGVYELSMESAIPAFVVREKRRSWGGKGGGGNGQGGYKSGGNGASGAPQSPSNPATAPVYDFGPKSLKLTIPAEWSKEHLLELKEIFGAHPGESSVLLVLVNGTTKEVKIKNKITIDPVLLNKVKKLIGKDNVVQF, from the coding sequence ATGGAAACGCAGTTTCCTAACTTTGTCCATCTCCACGTGCATTCGCACTATTCTATGCTTGACGGCATGGGCAAAGTTCCTGATCTGATCAAAAAAGCCAAATCTGACGGCCAGACAGCCCTCGCCTTGACCGATCACGGCGTGATGTATGGCATTATCGAGTTCTATGAAACTTGCCTCAAGGAGGGAATCAAGCCAATCCTCGGCGTTGAGGCCTATGTCGCACCGAGAAAATTGACCGACAAACAGCCTTCAGTTGACGCCAAGGCCTACCATCTGATCTTGCTGGCCAAGAACGAAATCGGATACAGAAATCTGCTCAAATTGGTCACGATCGCTCATCTAGACGGCTATTATTACAAACCGCGCATTGACAAAGAGACACTCAAGGCACACGCCGAAGGACTGATCGCCTGCTCGGCCTGTGTCCAGGGAGAAATCCCTCGTAAATCCCTCGAATCGCTAGACGAGGGAAGAAAAGTTCTTCAAGAATACCTCGAGATTTTCCCAAAGGAAGATTTCTATCTCGAAGTTCAAGCACACCCCAACACCGTTCCAGATCAGGTTACCGTCAATGAGAATATGTTCAAATTGGCCGCAGAATTTAGTCTCAAAACCATTGCTACCAACGATCCCCATTATGTGAACACCGACGATGCCATTGCTCAGGACGCTCTTCTCTGTCTCCAAACCGGTCGCTTGATTTCAGATACAAATAGAATGACGATGACGGGCGACGACTACTCCCTTCTGACTCGTGAGCAGATGTTCAATAATTTTCCAGATCATCCCGAAGTCATGACCAACACGCTCGAAATCGCTGAGAAGTGCAACGTCAATATTGAACTCGGTAAATTCCGCTTCCCCGAATTTCCGCTACCCGAGAACGAAACCTATGAGACATATATCAAAAAATTGATCGCCGAACGCCTACCAAAACGAGTTGCAGAAATCACACCAGAGATGCAAGCGCGTCTTGATTATGAATTCAAGGTGATCAAAGACAAGGGATATCTCGGATATTTTTTGATCGTCCAAGACTTCTTTCAAGCAGCAAAGGAGCGCAACATTCCGACCAATGTGAGAGGATCAGCCGCTGGCTGTTTTACCTCCTACGCTCTCGGCATTACGGCCAAACAATTGAACCCACTCGAATATAATTTGCCTTTCGAACGCTTCCTGAATCCTTTTCGCCCATCCGCTCCAGATATTGACGCCGACATAGCCGACTCTGGCCGTGACGAGATTATCCAGTATGTCTCGCAGAAATACGGTAAGGATCGGGTTGCCCAAATCTGCACCTTCGGAACTATGGCCGCCCGCATGGCCGTGCGGGACGTTGGTCGAGTTCTCGGCATGTCCTACACCGAAGTCGACACTATCGCCAAATTGATACCTCCGATCAAGACTACGTTGAAGCAAGCCCTTGAGACTATCTCAGAATTAAAAGCGCTTTATGACTCTGACGCCAAGGTCAAACAGTGCATTGATATCGCCCGAAAACTCGAGGGGGTCGTCCGTCACGCCTCCGTCCACGCCGCTGGCGTCGTCATCGCACCAGAGGACATTACTAATTTCACCCCGATCATGAGAGACAACAAGGGCGGGCGTCTAGTCACTCAATATGAAATGCACGCCGTCGGTGAGGATGGGGTTGGTTTGATCAAAATGGACTTCTTGGGCCTTGCCAACCTCTCAATCATTCAAAACGCTCTTCGAATTATCAAGAAAACTAGGGGCGAGGCAATAATCCTTGATGAAATCCCGCTCGACGACAAAAAGGCCTTTCAACTCCTTTCGCGTGGCCAGACGATTGGCGTATTCCAACTGGAAAGTGAGGGCATGCGCAAACACATTAAGGATCTACGTCCGACCACTATCGACGATATTATGGCCATGGTGGCGCTCTATCGCCCTGGGCCAATGGCCTTTATCCCCGAATACATTGCCAGAAAACACAATCCCGAACGGGTTACTTACCCAGACCCACGGATGGAAAGAATTTTGGAGAAATCACTCGGCCTGATTGTATATCAGGATGATGTCTTGATGATCGCGATTGAGCTGGCCGGCTACAACTGGGAGGAAGTCGACAAATTCCGCAAAGCTATCGGCAAGAAAATTGTCAAAGAGATGGGTGTTCAGAAAGAAAAATTCTTCAAACAGATCATCGAGCGTGGCATGAAGGAGAAGGTGGCCAACGACCTTTGGATACAGATCGAGACTTTCGCTGGCTACGGTTTCAACAAATCACACGCCGCTAGCTATGGCTTGGTCGCCTACCAAACTGCTTATCTGAAATCGAATTACCCGCCCGAATACATGTCCGCCCTCATGACCTCCAACAAGGACGATCTCGACAAGCTTGCGATTGAGATCGACGAATGCAAACGGATGGAGATCGAAGTAATGGCACCTGATGTCAATGAGTCATTCGTCGACTTTGGCGTAGTCAAAGAGAGCGGAAATATCCGCTTTGGCCTTTCAGCGATCAAAAACGTGGGCCAAATGGTGGCCGAGGAGATCGTAGAAGAGCGCAAGAATGGGGAATACACGGATCTGAAGGACTTCCTGGTCCGTCTCTCAGGCAAAGTCGTGAACAAGAAGGCTCTCGAATCTCTCGCCATGGCCGGTGCCCTCTCCCCCTTCGGCGAGAGGAACCAGCTCCTTTTCAACATGGAAAAAATTCTTGCCTTTGCCACCAATGTCCACAAAATAATCACAAACAATCAAAATTCCCTCTTCACGGATGAAAACCCTGTCGAGCAGATGAGCATCGAGATCGAACCTACCGCTCCAGCTGACAAGAAAAGCATCCTAACTTGGGAGCGCGAACTGCTCGGAATGTATATCTCGGAACACCCTCTGGCCGATGTTGGGCCCTTACTTGAGAAGAACCGCACGGTCAAAATTTCAGATATTTCAAGCTCAGACGAGAACAAATTCGTGCGTATCGCCGGAGTTGTTACTTCTATGCAAAAGATCCTGACTCGAAGCAATCAGAATATGATATTCGCCAAGGTAGAGGATATGAGCGGCAACGCTGAGGTGCTAGTCTTTCCCAAGATGCTTGAATCATGCACTTGGCTAGCCAATGACAAGCTTGTGGTAATTGACGGATTTGTCAGTTACAAAGACGGCGCGCTCAAAATAGTATCCGAGGGTGTGTATGAACTAAGCATGGAATCAGCCATTCCAGCCTTCGTCGTCCGCGAGAAGCGTCGTAGCTGGGGCGGGAAAGGCGGAGGGGGAAATGGACAGGGAGGCTACAAAAGTGGGGGAAATGGGGCTTCTGGCGCCCCGCAGAGCCCTTCCAACCCCGCGACGGCTCCAGTATATGACTTCGGCCCCAAGAGCCTCAAATTAACTATCCCCGCTGAGTGGAGCAAGGAGCATCTGCTCGAGCTCAAAGAGATATTCGGCGCTCATCCTGGCGAATCCTCCGTTCTCTTGGTCCTAGTCAACGGCACGACCAAGGAAGTCAAAATAAAAAACAAGATCACTATAGATCCTGTCCTCTTAAATAAAGTCAAAAAACTGATCGGCAAAGACAACGTCGTCCAGTTCTAA
- a CDS encoding DNA methyltransferase → MQHNNQKYAFVLGRERDLCLTELYAVLVRFGFCFTVPSVYDNVAIINIENANESDVASLIESLGGTMKIFRMIVPVDKQVKDRIISYITSSERSQKKFNYTISSYSRLFNYKSIFDLGLSIKKELKKELSLRFVEIREGKDASSILSLKNHFVDQGFEFGLFEADLGILIALTDAEEWGERDYDKPSGDKRSGMLPPKLARMMINLALGSKKQEGKSLVIDPFCGSGNILIEALLLGADAMGSDVSEKAVNDSMNNIKWLVENPKYRDKITAKNPKPKVHIDQADASNVDFAKLLSTFDFRLSDYNSVAVVAEPFLGEPKKFKPSLNAVKGEYAKIQELYIDFLKNIRQSGLPINSLVLIFPLVETLEGKLYSLFDASVDEIEKIGYSVLTKPLVYGREYQVVKREIVLLQF, encoded by the coding sequence ATGCAACACAACAACCAAAAATACGCCTTTGTGCTTGGTCGTGAGCGCGATTTGTGCTTGACGGAACTCTATGCAGTTCTAGTTCGTTTTGGTTTTTGTTTTACAGTTCCCAGTGTATATGACAATGTCGCAATCATCAATATTGAAAATGCGAACGAAAGTGATGTGGCGAGCTTGATTGAGAGTCTGGGCGGCACGATGAAGATTTTCCGCATGATCGTCCCAGTCGATAAGCAAGTCAAGGACAGAATAATTTCTTATATTACGAGCTCAGAGAGAAGCCAGAAGAAATTCAACTATACTATTTCTTCTTACTCACGACTTTTCAATTACAAATCGATCTTTGATCTCGGTCTTTCGATCAAAAAGGAGCTGAAAAAGGAGCTATCCTTGCGATTCGTTGAAATTAGAGAGGGCAAGGACGCTTCAAGTATTTTGTCCTTGAAAAATCATTTTGTGGATCAAGGTTTTGAGTTTGGCTTGTTCGAAGCAGATCTAGGCATTTTAATCGCTCTCACGGATGCGGAAGAGTGGGGCGAGCGTGATTATGATAAGCCATCTGGCGACAAGAGAAGCGGAATGCTTCCGCCAAAATTAGCCAGGATGATGATCAATCTTGCGCTAGGATCGAAGAAACAAGAGGGAAAATCTCTCGTGATTGATCCTTTCTGTGGATCGGGCAATATTCTGATCGAAGCATTGCTTCTTGGCGCTGACGCGATGGGCTCGGACGTGAGCGAAAAAGCGGTTAATGATTCGATGAACAATATCAAATGGCTTGTTGAAAACCCGAAATATAGAGACAAAATTACTGCCAAAAATCCGAAGCCGAAGGTGCATATAGACCAAGCCGATGCTTCCAATGTAGATTTTGCAAAACTACTTTCGACTTTCGACTTTCGACTTTCAGACTACAACAGCGTAGCTGTGGTGGCCGAGCCGTTTCTGGGCGAGCCCAAGAAATTTAAACCTAGCTTGAACGCAGTCAAGGGCGAATATGCAAAGATTCAGGAATTATACATTGATTTCCTCAAGAATATTCGACAATCAGGGCTTCCAATTAATTCGTTGGTTTTGATTTTTCCACTGGTAGAAACGCTCGAAGGCAAGCTCTACAGTCTCTTCGACGCAAGTGTTGACGAAATTGAAAAAATTGGCTATAGTGTACTCACTAAACCACTTGTTTATGGTAGAGAATACCAGGTTGTGAAGCGAGAGATCGTTTTACTACAGTTTTAA
- the rpmA gene encoding 50S ribosomal protein L27 — translation MAHKKAAGSTRLGRDSVSKRLGVKVFGDQFVTAGGIIIRQHGTKFYPGLNVGMGDDYTIYASIDGLVRFQEKQVTAFNGNKDKRTFVHVDEIVEGK, via the coding sequence ATGGCTCATAAAAAAGCCGCAGGTAGTACAAGATTAGGTCGCGATTCCGTCTCCAAACGACTTGGAGTCAAGGTTTTTGGTGATCAATTTGTTACCGCTGGCGGAATCATCATCAGACAGCACGGTACCAAATTTTATCCAGGACTCAACGTCGGAATGGGCGATGATTATACGATCTACGCTTCTATCGATGGCTTGGTTAGATTCCAGGAAAAACAGGTTACAGCTTTCAATGGCAACAAAGACAAGCGAACTTTTGTACATGTAGACGAAATTGTGGAAGGTAAATAA
- a CDS encoding CTP synthase: MARNKFIFVVGGVMSSVGKGITAASVGTILKSKGFNVTAIKCDPYVNVDAGTMNPTEHGEVFVLKDGDECDQDMGNYERFIGTDLTRLNYMTTGRVYQSVINRERNLEYGGKCVQVVPHVPEEIIRRIWAASRKAKSDITIVEIGGTVGEYENLLFLEAAREMKLQNPNDVIFMLVSYLPIPSKVGEMKTKPTQHAARELNGCGIQPDFILCRSDYPIDDKRREKLATFCSIEAENAISAPDVESIYDIPVNFENEKLGEKILHHLHLKPRQKDLVEWRAFVDKAREATKAVKIGIVGKYFETGEYLMSDSYISVIESVKIAAWHQGLRPEFEWLSSTTYEEDPKKLADLKKLDGIIVPGGFGSRGIEGKIAVAKYCRENKIPYFGLCYGMQIETIEFARNVLKLKDADTEEINPKTATPVIHIMPDQKAKLRKKDYGGSMRLGEYACELQEGSLSYDAYKKYLLTDSLTHWPTILERHRHRYEFNNDYREQLEKAGLRIGGINPERNLVEIVEVKDHPFMVGVQFHPEFSSHVLKPQPLFMAFVKAAAK, from the coding sequence ATGGCCAGAAACAAATTCATTTTCGTCGTTGGTGGAGTCATGTCATCTGTGGGCAAAGGCATCACTGCCGCATCTGTCGGAACTATTCTCAAATCCAAGGGTTTCAATGTCACTGCTATCAAGTGCGACCCGTACGTTAATGTCGATGCTGGCACGATGAATCCGACCGAGCATGGCGAAGTATTCGTGCTCAAAGATGGGGATGAATGCGATCAGGACATGGGCAATTACGAGAGATTTATCGGCACGGATCTGACTCGATTGAACTACATGACAACTGGCCGAGTTTATCAGTCTGTCATCAATCGTGAACGCAATCTGGAATACGGTGGCAAATGTGTCCAGGTCGTGCCTCACGTTCCAGAGGAGATTATCCGCCGAATTTGGGCCGCTAGCCGCAAGGCCAAGTCTGACATTACGATTGTTGAGATCGGCGGAACTGTTGGCGAATATGAAAATCTTCTCTTCCTCGAAGCAGCTCGCGAGATGAAACTGCAAAATCCAAATGATGTCATCTTCATGCTCGTCTCCTATCTCCCAATCCCCTCAAAAGTCGGCGAGATGAAGACCAAGCCCACCCAACACGCCGCTCGTGAGCTCAATGGCTGTGGTATTCAGCCCGACTTCATCCTATGTCGAAGCGACTACCCAATCGATGACAAACGACGAGAGAAACTGGCCACCTTCTGCTCGATTGAGGCAGAAAACGCGATTTCGGCGCCAGACGTTGAGTCAATTTATGATATTCCAGTCAACTTTGAGAACGAAAAATTAGGCGAGAAGATCCTGCACCACCTCCATCTCAAACCGAGACAAAAAGACTTGGTCGAGTGGCGAGCCTTCGTGGATAAGGCGAGAGAGGCTACTAAAGCAGTCAAAATTGGAATTGTGGGCAAATACTTCGAGACTGGTGAATATTTGATGTCAGATTCCTATATTTCAGTCATAGAATCAGTCAAAATTGCCGCCTGGCATCAGGGGCTCCGACCAGAATTTGAATGGCTCTCCTCTACCACCTACGAAGAGGATCCCAAGAAGCTGGCTGATCTCAAAAAGTTAGACGGAATCATCGTCCCAGGCGGATTTGGTTCACGAGGAATTGAGGGCAAGATTGCTGTTGCCAAATACTGTCGAGAGAACAAAATCCCATATTTCGGCCTTTGTTATGGTATGCAAATCGAGACGATCGAGTTTGCACGCAATGTCCTGAAATTGAAGGATGCTGACACGGAAGAGATCAATCCGAAGACTGCCACCCCTGTGATTCACATCATGCCCGATCAAAAGGCCAAATTACGCAAGAAAGATTACGGCGGATCGATGAGACTGGGCGAATACGCTTGCGAACTTCAAGAAGGTTCTCTCTCCTATGATGCTTATAAAAAATACTTACTCACTGACTCACTGACTCACTGGCCAACTATTTTGGAACGACATCGCCACCGTTATGAGTTTAATAACGATTATCGCGAACAACTCGAGAAAGCGGGCCTCCGAATTGGAGGTATCAACCCAGAGAGAAATTTAGTTGAGATCGTCGAAGTCAAGGATCATCCCTTCATGGTCGGCGTCCAATTCCATCCCGAGTTCAGCTCTCATGTATTAAAGCCTCAACCTCTCTTTATGGCCTTCGTCAAAGCAGCAGCCAAATAA
- the groL gene encoding chaperonin GroEL (60 kDa chaperone family; promotes refolding of misfolded polypeptides especially under stressful conditions; forms two stacked rings of heptamers to form a barrel-shaped 14mer; ends can be capped by GroES; misfolded proteins enter the barrel where they are refolded when GroES binds) — protein sequence MAKMINFSEEARGKLRDGVNKLADTVKITLGPKGRNVVLEKSFGAPTITNDGVTIAKEIELEDKFENMGAQLIKEVASKTNDVAGDGTTTATILAQAMINEGLKYVAAGANPIQVRSGIEKATEAIVKNMKTKQISGKAEIAQVASVSSGDEKIGMMIAEVMSKVGTDGVVTVEESNTMGMETDVVEGMQFDNGYISQYMITETASMKAVLENPYVVIADKKISSIAEILPLLEKMAQSGKKDVVIIAEDVDGEALATLVVNKLRGVLNVLAIKAPGFGDQRKEMMQDIATLTGGTVISTDLGHKLEETELSMLGQARKIESDKEKTVIIEGKGTAKAIKERIAQIKKQIDPKKPEHDYSNEKLVKRLAKLSGGVGVIKVGAATETEMKEIKFKVEDAVNATKAAISEGIVAGGGVALLNAAAALKPTVAKDDENLGIEIVKKAVECPVRQIAENAGVEGAVVLNNVKKMKIGEGYNAATGEYGDMIKMGIIDPAKVTRSALQNAASIAALVLTTEAVVAEKPEKKEPMAGMPGGMGDFGM from the coding sequence ATGGCGAAAATGATTAATTTTTCCGAAGAAGCGAGAGGGAAACTCCGAGACGGCGTCAACAAATTAGCAGATACCGTCAAAATCACTCTTGGACCCAAGGGCAGAAATGTTGTTTTGGAGAAGAGCTTTGGCGCGCCAACCATCACGAATGATGGCGTGACGATTGCCAAGGAAATCGAACTTGAAGATAAATTTGAAAATATGGGTGCTCAGCTGATCAAGGAGGTCGCGAGCAAGACCAACGATGTTGCAGGAGACGGCACGACCACAGCTACGATCTTGGCCCAAGCCATGATCAACGAGGGGCTGAAATATGTTGCCGCTGGGGCCAATCCGATTCAGGTTCGCTCTGGCATTGAGAAGGCGACTGAGGCTATTGTCAAAAATATGAAGACAAAGCAAATTTCAGGCAAAGCAGAAATTGCTCAGGTCGCTTCTGTCTCATCTGGTGACGAGAAGATTGGTATGATGATTGCCGAAGTTATGTCGAAAGTCGGCACAGATGGTGTTGTCACTGTCGAAGAATCCAACACGATGGGGATGGAGACTGATGTCGTGGAGGGTATGCAATTTGATAATGGCTATATTTCTCAATACATGATTACCGAGACGGCCTCCATGAAGGCGGTGCTGGAAAACCCTTATGTGGTGATCGCAGACAAGAAAATTTCCTCAATCGCCGAGATATTGCCTCTGCTTGAGAAAATGGCCCAGAGCGGCAAAAAGGATGTAGTGATCATAGCTGAAGATGTCGACGGTGAAGCCTTGGCGACTCTCGTGGTCAACAAGCTTCGCGGTGTTCTAAACGTCTTGGCGATCAAGGCTCCTGGCTTTGGTGATCAACGGAAAGAAATGATGCAGGATATTGCTACTTTGACTGGCGGCACAGTTATCTCTACTGACCTCGGCCACAAGCTCGAGGAAACAGAGCTTTCTATGCTTGGCCAGGCTCGCAAGATCGAATCAGACAAGGAAAAAACAGTTATTATCGAAGGCAAGGGCACGGCCAAAGCGATCAAAGAGCGCATTGCCCAGATCAAGAAGCAAATTGATCCAAAGAAACCTGAGCATGATTATTCAAATGAAAAATTGGTAAAACGGCTGGCGAAACTCTCTGGCGGTGTTGGTGTGATCAAAGTTGGTGCCGCGACTGAGACGGAGATGAAGGAGATCAAATTCAAGGTTGAGGACGCAGTCAACGCGACCAAAGCGGCCATTTCTGAGGGTATTGTAGCTGGCGGAGGAGTCGCTCTGCTCAATGCGGCTGCAGCGCTCAAGCCAACAGTAGCAAAGGATGACGAGAATCTTGGAATCGAGATCGTCAAGAAGGCGGTCGAGTGTCCAGTTCGGCAAATTGCCGAAAACGCTGGCGTAGAAGGCGCGGTCGTCCTCAATAACGTTAAAAAAATGAAAATTGGTGAAGGATATAACGCCGCTACCGGCGAATATGGCGATATGATCAAGATGGGAATCATCGATCCAGCCAAGGTGACTCGATCAGCACTTCAAAACGCCGCCTCCATCGCGGCGCTAGTCCTCACAACAGAGGCTGTGGTGGCCGAAAAGCCAGAGAAGAAAGAACCGATGGCCGGAATGCCAGGAGGCATGGGCGACTTCGGAATGTAA
- a CDS encoding PH domain-containing protein, with product MQEEEKKESEFTFQGQRPEEKVVDVINSHPYVIYPTGFRVVLILAVVAAVFILFPQVVLWAYISAGVIGALSIVYFWSAYYGFKESVLIITDERIFYVSQKGFFRRKIFEADLANILDVSSETKGFFKTVLKYGDLIVRTAGAKEEGDIIVQDIPDPYYAQQKIASVRPKTVARPASV from the coding sequence ATGCAAGAAGAAGAGAAAAAGGAAAGCGAGTTCACCTTTCAGGGACAGAGGCCAGAAGAAAAGGTAGTAGATGTGATTAATTCCCACCCCTACGTCATTTACCCAACCGGCTTTCGAGTCGTCCTGATTTTGGCAGTGGTGGCGGCCGTCTTCATTCTCTTCCCCCAAGTCGTTCTCTGGGCCTATATCAGCGCTGGCGTCATTGGAGCCCTCTCAATCGTTTACTTTTGGAGCGCATATTACGGATTCAAAGAGTCCGTATTGATTATCACTGATGAGAGAATCTTCTATGTTTCGCAAAAAGGCTTTTTCCGACGCAAAATCTTTGAAGCGGATCTTGCTAACATTTTGGACGTCTCGAGCGAAACGAAAGGATTTTTCAAAACAGTTCTCAAGTACGGTGATCTAATCGTGCGCACGGCCGGAGCCAAGGAAGAGGGCGATATTATCGTCCAAGATATTCCTGATCCATACTACGCTCAACAAAAGATCGCTTCAGTCAGACCGAAGACGGTTGCTAGGCCAGCCTCAGTATAA